In the Chryseobacterium sp. MYb264 genome, one interval contains:
- a CDS encoding 5'-methylthioadenosine/S-adenosylhomocysteine nucleosidase family protein encodes MIIINEGQQFEISETLFVFALDSEAGKVFNDKNKLITGIGKVNAAMELTKEIHRKKPKLIINLGSAGSKNFHKGDVVCCTKFIQRDMDVRGLGFSLYETPLSGIPPVLEYGLQKENLPEGICGSGDSFEMNHSETAYNIVDMEAYPLALIAMKEEIPFLCLKYISDDAGSDAADDWAVQVHLASEAFNKILFS; translated from the coding sequence ATGATAATTATAAACGAAGGACAACAGTTTGAAATTTCAGAAACACTTTTTGTTTTTGCCCTGGATTCAGAAGCCGGAAAGGTTTTTAATGATAAAAATAAATTAATTACAGGCATCGGAAAAGTAAATGCCGCGATGGAATTAACGAAAGAAATTCATCGAAAAAAGCCAAAATTAATTATTAATCTGGGGTCGGCAGGAAGTAAAAATTTTCATAAAGGAGACGTAGTTTGCTGTACAAAATTCATTCAGCGGGATATGGATGTAAGAGGTTTGGGATTCAGTTTATATGAAACTCCGCTTTCAGGAATTCCTCCCGTTTTAGAATATGGTTTGCAAAAAGAAAACCTGCCCGAAGGTATTTGTGGAAGTGGTGACAGTTTTGAAATGAATCATTCGGAAACGGCTTATAATATTGTTGATATGGAAGCTTATCCATTGGCTTTAATTGCGATGAAAGAAGAGATTCCGTTTCTGTGCCTGAAATACATTTCGGATGATGCAGGAAGTGATGCAGCGGACGATTGGGCGGTTCAGGTTCATCTTGCTTCGGAAGCTTTTAATAAAATTTTATTTTCATAA
- a CDS encoding helix-turn-helix domain-containing protein: MKVNFYKPHNHILAKYIEGYYFMLKDDTDSLDYLTFPDNYFIISACQNVSFSRENNRIGIDRSKEENVVIDFVSRCNSPVEVHYTKSINEVTIYFKPLGIYHFFNSYECKLLQNEIISSEFKDFMKIILSETDQNIQIEELENYWLSKFNEKDLNKIEEIFQDFDSDLKIEEIAEKHLISRQYLNKICTKYLGKPASEFRKIQRFRNSVIQNKNVKNLTELSYENLFYDQSHFIKDFKDLTKIQPKKFFENVNTEQKNIWFFI; encoded by the coding sequence ATGAAAGTCAATTTCTACAAGCCTCACAATCATATCCTTGCAAAATATATTGAAGGATATTATTTTATGCTTAAGGATGATACCGATAGCTTGGATTATCTTACTTTTCCGGATAATTATTTCATCATTTCTGCTTGTCAGAATGTGTCTTTTTCTCGTGAAAATAATAGAATAGGAATTGACCGGTCAAAAGAAGAAAATGTTGTAATTGACTTTGTTTCGCGTTGCAATTCACCTGTGGAAGTTCATTATACGAAATCGATTAATGAAGTCACAATTTACTTTAAACCATTAGGAATTTATCATTTTTTTAATTCCTATGAATGTAAGCTCTTACAAAACGAAATTATTTCCTCTGAATTTAAAGATTTCATGAAAATTATTTTAAGCGAAACAGATCAGAACATTCAAATTGAAGAACTGGAAAATTATTGGCTTTCAAAATTCAATGAAAAAGATTTAAATAAAATTGAAGAAATTTTTCAGGATTTTGATTCTGATTTAAAAATTGAAGAAATAGCAGAAAAACATTTGATTTCAAGACAATATTTAAATAAAATTTGTACAAAATATTTGGGAAAACCAGCTTCAGAGTTTAGAAAAATACAGCGTTTCAGAAATTCTGTAATTCAGAATAAAAACGTGAAAAATTTAACTGAGCTTTCTTATGAAAATTTGTTCTATGATCAATCCCATTTCATTAAAGATTTTAAGGATTTAACAAAAATTCAACCTAAAAAATTTTTCGAAAATGTAAATACTGAACAGAAAAACATTTGGTTTTTTATATAA
- a CDS encoding S41 family peptidase yields the protein MKKISFLILIVFYSSTFAQTDRTEVLTEISAKIKQNYINEDVLQSVDSLFQSEIKSKDFNALHEKEFTITLTQKLRTVAKDKHFFIKYLEKYTPQKKINEKEQQKQDNFHNSLENFGFEKAERLEGNIGYINYKGFAELNSSKKAAEAAMNFVSNTNSLIIDLRENGGGDNDMLVYFCSYFFKDKTNLYQTFFRNSGKTVNNKIQSKVLGKKYLDKNIYFLTSEKTFSAGEALAYFLQERKMAKVIGEKTGGAANPVDPFFIQNKYLLLVPTGKITSIYSGKNWEHIGVIPDQEVKVENALKVAYTLALKEILKNKTKTELSETEIKNLITKLEE from the coding sequence ATGAAAAAAATAAGCTTTCTGATTCTGATAGTTTTCTATTCATCAACATTTGCGCAAACGGATCGAACAGAAGTATTAACAGAAATTTCAGCAAAAATCAAACAAAATTATATTAATGAAGATGTTTTACAAAGTGTAGATTCATTATTTCAAAGTGAAATTAAATCTAAAGATTTCAATGCTTTACATGAAAAGGAATTTACAATAACACTGACTCAAAAATTAAGAACGGTAGCGAAAGACAAACATTTTTTCATTAAATATTTAGAAAAATATACACCTCAAAAAAAGATCAACGAAAAAGAGCAACAAAAACAAGATAACTTCCATAACAGCCTTGAAAATTTCGGTTTTGAAAAAGCAGAACGACTGGAAGGAAACATCGGATACATTAATTATAAAGGATTTGCAGAATTAAATTCAAGCAAAAAAGCTGCAGAAGCTGCTATGAATTTTGTGTCAAATACCAATTCGTTAATCATCGATTTAAGAGAAAATGGAGGCGGAGATAATGACATGTTGGTTTATTTCTGTAGTTATTTTTTTAAAGATAAAACCAATTTATATCAAACCTTTTTCCGAAATTCAGGGAAAACAGTTAACAATAAAATACAATCAAAAGTTTTAGGTAAAAAGTATCTTGATAAAAATATTTACTTCTTAACAAGCGAAAAAACATTCTCTGCTGGGGAAGCTTTGGCGTATTTTTTACAGGAAAGAAAAATGGCAAAAGTGATTGGCGAAAAAACGGGTGGAGCGGCAAATCCTGTTGATCCCTTTTTTATACAAAATAAATATCTTTTGTTGGTTCCGACAGGGAAAATTACTTCCATTTACTCAGGGAAAAACTGGGAGCATATCGGGGTTATTCCTGATCAAGAAGTAAAAGTTGAAAATGCTCTGAAAGTCGCTTACACATTAGCTTTAAAGGAAATTTTAAAAAATAAAACAAAAACAGAACTTTCTGAAACAGAAATAAAAAATCTTATCACTAAATTAGAAGAATAA
- a CDS encoding GNAT family N-acetyltransferase encodes MTSITIKKASIEDLETIQNIGRETFYETFAEHNSEEQIQQYLTESFASEKVINELNDPDSQFFIAYEAEDPIGYLKVNSGKAQTELQDETSLEIERIYVKSSHHGKKIGQLLYDKALEIALQEKKKYLWLGVWEENLRAVNFYKKNGFIEFAQHIFRLGNDEQTDLMMKKVLA; translated from the coding sequence ATGACGTCGATTACAATAAAAAAAGCTTCCATAGAAGATTTGGAAACCATTCAAAATATAGGAAGAGAGACCTTTTACGAGACTTTTGCGGAACATAATTCCGAAGAACAAATTCAACAATACCTTACCGAAAGTTTTGCTTCGGAAAAAGTTATTAATGAGTTAAACGATCCTGATTCTCAATTTTTTATTGCGTATGAAGCAGAAGATCCGATAGGATATTTAAAAGTTAATTCGGGAAAAGCACAAACCGAACTTCAGGATGAAACTTCTTTAGAAATTGAAAGAATTTATGTAAAAAGCTCACATCACGGAAAAAAAATTGGTCAGCTTTTATACGATAAAGCTTTAGAAATTGCTTTGCAGGAAAAGAAAAAATATCTTTGGTTAGGTGTTTGGGAAGAAAATTTGAGAGCGGTTAATTTTTATAAAAAGAACGGATTTATAGAATTTGCTCAACATATTTTCAGACTTGGAAATGATGAACAAACTGATCTGATGATGAAAAAAGTCTTAGCATAA
- the pdeM gene encoding ligase-associated DNA damage response endonuclease PdeM has product MNISTKNIKIQNEIFTLTNQRAVFWKKEKALILSDLHIGKTAHFRKNGIALANQIMKNDLERLSILIEYFQPEKFIVVGDLLHAGDNSDVDDFCIWRNQYPDLRFYLIEGNHDKISKKLESKLCLNFKDETLEIDDFIFIHDFEKNQPKFQITGHIHPGFVINSPVKKIKLPCFVITDDQLLLPAFSEFTGLDTKNLPKKGRFYVFTDAEIYEI; this is encoded by the coding sequence ATGAATATATCAACGAAAAATATAAAAATCCAAAACGAAATTTTCACATTAACCAATCAGCGTGCAGTTTTTTGGAAAAAAGAAAAAGCATTGATTTTGTCTGATTTACACATTGGCAAGACAGCTCATTTTCGTAAAAACGGAATCGCTTTAGCCAATCAAATTATGAAAAATGATTTGGAACGATTATCTATTTTAATAGAATACTTTCAACCTGAAAAATTTATTGTTGTCGGCGATCTACTTCATGCCGGTGACAATTCAGATGTTGATGATTTTTGTATTTGGAGAAATCAATATCCTGATTTACGATTTTATTTAATTGAAGGAAATCATGATAAAATTTCCAAAAAATTAGAATCAAAATTATGTTTAAATTTTAAAGATGAAACGCTAGAAATAGATGATTTTATTTTCATCCATGATTTTGAAAAAAATCAACCAAAATTTCAAATTACGGGTCATATTCATCCTGGATTTGTTATTAATTCTCCCGTTAAAAAAATAAAATTACCTTGTTTTGTTATTACAGATGACCAGTTATTACTTCCTGCTTTCAGTGAATTTACCGGATTGGATACGAAAAATCTCCCTAAAAAAGGAAGATTTTATGTTTTTACCGATGCTGAGATTTATGAAATTTGA
- a CDS encoding ligase-associated DNA damage response DEXH box helicase, translated as MSNFENTNGFKVIQQWMADKGNSPFKFQLDTWQKFENGYSGMVVAPTGFGKTFSVFLALLTNFLNNPEKYKKGLKMIWITPLRSLSKDIAKAMQEAIDEIGLDWMVGVRNGDTDPKVRQQQVRNMPEILVVTPESLHLLLGQKNHERFFKEMKCIAVDEWHELLGSKRGVMVELGISQLTKYVPKLKIWGITATIGNLDEAMEVLIPYDIKKTKITAKEQKKIEILPVFPDEVEILPWAGHLGQKLADKVVPIILESKSTIVFTNTRSQSEMWYQLLLNAYPDFAGQIAIHHSSIDAHLRIWIEENLSSGKLKAVVSTSSLDLGIDFKPVDTIIQIGSAKGVARFLQRAGRSGHSPFETSKIYCVPTHSLELIEVAALKEAVKQKVIEPREPQVLCFDVLVQFLMTLAIGDGFYPDELHERIKKVYAFQEMTDQEWKNILDFLTIGGSVLKSYEEFHKIVIMEDGLYKVTSRKIAMLHRMNMGVIVSDAMLKVKFISGGYIGMVEEYFISKLKKEEKFILAGRVLEVAMIKDMTVYVRAAKGKAFAPSYLGGRLPLSSNLGHFLREKLSGALNPKASEKELKFLHPLLINQEERSHIPKEDEFLVELIKNREGYHLFMYPFEGRLVHEVMSALIAYRISKLAPISFSMAMNDYGFELFSDKEIPLNEENLHKILTRENLMTDVISSINSAEMARRKFRDIAVISGMVIQNYAGKQRSNKSLQSSAGLIFKVLEDYDPNHFLVRQSYTEVFNAQLQEQRLVEAFKRIEKSKIILKFANTFTPLSFPIKVDSLRQTLSSEGLDARIQKLIQQAKKVK; from the coding sequence TTGAGCAATTTTGAAAATACCAACGGATTCAAGGTCATTCAACAATGGATGGCTGATAAAGGTAATTCTCCTTTTAAATTCCAGTTGGATACCTGGCAAAAATTTGAAAATGGCTACAGTGGAATGGTCGTTGCACCGACAGGTTTTGGAAAAACATTTTCCGTTTTTTTAGCTTTATTAACGAATTTTTTAAACAATCCCGAAAAGTATAAAAAGGGCTTGAAAATGATTTGGATTACTCCGCTTCGTTCCCTTTCAAAAGATATTGCAAAAGCGATGCAGGAAGCCATTGATGAAATTGGTCTGGATTGGATGGTTGGAGTTCGAAATGGCGATACCGACCCGAAAGTTCGTCAGCAACAGGTTAGAAATATGCCCGAAATTTTGGTGGTTACTCCTGAAAGTCTGCATTTGCTTTTGGGACAAAAAAATCATGAACGTTTTTTCAAAGAAATGAAATGCATTGCGGTAGACGAATGGCATGAATTATTAGGCTCAAAACGCGGTGTCATGGTAGAATTGGGAATTTCTCAACTGACGAAATATGTTCCTAAACTTAAGATCTGGGGAATTACAGCAACCATTGGAAATCTTGATGAAGCTATGGAAGTTTTAATCCCTTATGACATTAAGAAAACAAAAATTACAGCCAAAGAACAGAAAAAGATAGAAATTCTTCCTGTTTTTCCAGATGAAGTTGAAATTTTACCGTGGGCTGGGCATCTTGGACAAAAGTTAGCAGATAAAGTAGTTCCAATTATTTTAGAGTCTAAATCTACGATTGTTTTTACAAATACCCGTAGTCAGAGCGAGATGTGGTATCAATTATTGTTGAATGCTTACCCTGATTTTGCGGGACAAATCGCTATTCATCACAGTTCGATCGATGCTCATTTACGAATCTGGATTGAAGAAAATTTAAGTTCTGGAAAATTAAAAGCGGTAGTTTCTACTTCGTCTCTGGATTTGGGAATTGATTTTAAACCTGTGGATACGATTATTCAAATCGGTTCTGCAAAAGGTGTTGCGAGATTTTTGCAACGTGCCGGAAGAAGTGGTCACTCCCCTTTTGAAACTTCGAAAATCTATTGCGTTCCCACTCATTCTCTGGAACTTATTGAAGTAGCAGCTCTGAAGGAAGCGGTAAAACAAAAAGTAATAGAACCGCGCGAGCCACAAGTTTTGTGTTTTGATGTTTTGGTTCAATTTTTAATGACTTTAGCGATTGGTGATGGATTTTATCCTGATGAATTGCATGAAAGAATTAAAAAAGTATATGCTTTTCAGGAAATGACCGATCAAGAATGGAAAAATATTCTCGATTTTCTTACCATTGGTGGAAGTGTTCTAAAAAGTTATGAAGAATTCCATAAAATCGTCATTATGGAAGACGGTTTGTATAAAGTTACTTCAAGAAAAATTGCCATGCTTCACCGCATGAATATGGGTGTCATTGTAAGTGATGCGATGCTGAAAGTGAAATTTATTTCAGGAGGCTATATCGGAATGGTTGAGGAATATTTTATTTCAAAATTAAAAAAAGAAGAAAAATTTATATTAGCCGGAAGAGTATTGGAAGTCGCCATGATCAAAGATATGACGGTGTATGTTCGCGCGGCAAAAGGAAAAGCATTTGCACCAAGCTATCTTGGTGGAAGATTACCATTGAGTTCCAATTTGGGACATTTTTTAAGAGAAAAATTATCAGGAGCCTTAAATCCAAAAGCTTCGGAAAAGGAACTGAAATTCTTACATCCATTACTGATAAATCAAGAAGAACGTTCACATATTCCAAAAGAAGATGAATTTTTGGTGGAACTGATTAAAAACCGCGAAGGGTATCATTTATTTATGTATCCGTTTGAAGGTCGATTAGTGCATGAAGTAATGTCCGCTTTAATTGCTTACCGAATTTCAAAACTGGCTCCTATTTCCTTTTCTATGGCGATGAATGACTATGGTTTTGAATTATTCAGCGATAAAGAAATTCCGTTAAATGAAGAAAATCTGCATAAAATTTTAACCAGAGAAAATCTGATGACCGATGTTATTTCGAGTATTAATTCTGCGGAAATGGCTCGCCGAAAATTCCGCGACATTGCGGTAATTTCTGGAATGGTGATTCAGAATTATGCAGGAAAACAACGTTCGAATAAATCTCTGCAAAGTTCTGCAGGATTGATTTTTAAAGTTTTGGAGGATTACGATCCTAATCATTTTCTTGTTCGGCAGTCTTACACTGAGGTTTTCAATGCACAATTGCAGGAGCAACGTTTAGTTGAAGCCTTTAAGCGAATCGAAAAATCAAAAATTATTTTGAAATTTGCCAATACTTTCACCCCGTTAAGCTTTCCTATTAAAGTGGATAGTTTGCGGCAAACGCTTTCCAGTGAAGGATTGGACGCGAGAATCCAGAAACTCATTCAGCAAGCGAAAAAAGTGAAATAA
- a CDS encoding ATP-dependent DNA ligase: MKHFADLINALESTNKTNAKIDAIIDYLERAPDEDKVWFIALFTGKRPKRNVNTNYMKEWALEITHLPFWLFQESYSSVGDLGETLSLILPTPTKKIEQSLSEWMNAIIDLKNKTDIEKKEFVLNSWNGLDYTERLIFNKLLGGSFRIGVSDKTLINALTKFSEQESSALTHSLMGKWQPDEISFKELISAEKINPDNSKPYPFCLAYPLEKELQELGSPEEWLIEYKWDGIRGQIIRRNDEVFIWSRGEELITEQFPEIKEVVQHMKGNFVLDGEILAVKDGKVLNFNELQKRLNRKTLTKKMLSEIPIEVFAYDLLELENNDLRDKPISARRAMLEELLLNENPENIKISQAIEFDQWEKLNPIRENSREINSEGLMLKQKNSPYHSGRKKGDWWKWKINPLTIDAVLIYAQKGSGRRSAYYTDYTFAVKSEDKLVTIAKAYSGLTDKEIMEVSKFVNKNAIEKFGPVRTVKAELVFEIAFEGIGFSNRHKSGVALRFPRIERWRKDKTVDEIDDIEEIKKLIK; encoded by the coding sequence ATGAAACATTTTGCAGATTTAATCAACGCTTTGGAAAGCACCAATAAAACCAATGCCAAAATTGATGCGATTATTGATTATCTGGAACGTGCACCAGATGAAGATAAAGTATGGTTTATCGCTTTGTTTACGGGAAAAAGACCGAAACGAAACGTAAATACAAATTATATGAAAGAATGGGCTTTGGAAATTACGCATTTACCGTTTTGGCTGTTTCAGGAAAGCTATTCTTCGGTTGGAGATCTCGGTGAAACTCTTTCGTTGATTTTGCCTACTCCGACGAAAAAAATTGAGCAATCCTTATCCGAATGGATGAATGCTATTATTGATTTAAAAAATAAAACAGATATTGAGAAAAAAGAATTTGTTCTGAATTCCTGGAATGGTTTAGATTATACAGAACGACTGATTTTCAACAAATTATTAGGCGGAAGCTTCAGGATTGGAGTTTCCGATAAAACATTGATTAATGCTTTAACTAAGTTCTCAGAACAAGAATCAAGTGCTTTAACACACAGTTTAATGGGAAAATGGCAGCCTGATGAAATTTCATTCAAAGAGTTGATTTCGGCTGAAAAAATTAACCCCGACAATTCAAAACCTTATCCTTTCTGTTTAGCCTATCCTTTAGAAAAAGAATTGCAGGAACTTGGAAGTCCTGAGGAATGGCTGATTGAATATAAATGGGATGGCATTCGCGGACAGATTATTCGCAGAAACGATGAAGTTTTCATTTGGTCGAGAGGTGAAGAACTCATTACAGAACAATTTCCTGAGATTAAAGAAGTGGTACAGCACATGAAAGGTAACTTTGTTTTAGATGGAGAAATACTTGCGGTAAAGGATGGTAAAGTTTTAAATTTTAACGAATTACAAAAAAGGTTAAACAGGAAAACTTTAACTAAAAAAATGCTTTCCGAAATTCCGATTGAAGTGTTTGCTTATGATTTATTGGAACTTGAAAACAACGATTTACGCGACAAACCGATTTCTGCAAGACGAGCGATGTTGGAAGAATTATTGTTAAATGAAAATCCAGAAAACATAAAAATTTCTCAAGCCATCGAGTTTGATCAATGGGAAAAATTAAACCCAATCCGAGAAAATTCAAGAGAGATCAACAGTGAAGGTTTGATGCTAAAACAGAAAAATTCTCCTTATCATTCCGGAAGAAAAAAAGGCGATTGGTGGAAATGGAAAATCAATCCGTTAACCATTGATGCCGTTCTTATTTACGCTCAGAAAGGAAGCGGAAGAAGAAGTGCATATTATACCGATTACACTTTTGCTGTGAAAAGTGAAGATAAATTAGTCACGATTGCGAAGGCATATTCCGGATTAACGGATAAAGAAATTATGGAAGTCAGCAAGTTTGTCAATAAAAATGCGATCGAAAAATTCGGTCCCGTTCGAACTGTAAAAGCCGAACTTGTTTTTGAAATTGCATTTGAAGGAATTGGTTTCAGTAACCGACATAAAAGCGGTGTGGCACTACGTTTTCCAAGGATTGAACGATGGCGAAAAGACAAAACAGTGGATGAAATTGATGATATTGAAGAGATTAAGAAATTGATAAAATAA
- a CDS encoding ligase-associated DNA damage response exonuclease, with the protein MKLITFTNKGIYCPQGKFYIDPWRPVDLAVITHGHADHARWGMKKYLCHHFTKPILHKRISEDIECQSVEYGEVININGVKVSLHPAGHIIGSAQIRMEYKGYVSVVSGDYKVQNDGLSTPFELVKCNEFVTESTFGLPIYNWLEVDDLNKRLQNWVLRNKENQKTSVFIGYSLGKAQRIMKAVEGLGKIHVHYSIGKLNEAFENVGIKLPDYEIPDFRESVKHLQDEIVIIPPSLLDSNVIKKIPNAATALCSGWMQVRGARRWRSADAGFPMSDHADWKGLLQAIKATEAEIVHVTHGQTEVFSKYLNEIGIKSDVVETLYGDDDEEVTEKETIENPEV; encoded by the coding sequence TTGAAACTTATTACATTTACAAACAAAGGTATCTATTGTCCGCAAGGGAAATTCTACATCGATCCCTGGCGGCCTGTTGATTTGGCGGTGATCACGCATGGTCACGCCGATCACGCACGCTGGGGAATGAAAAAATACCTCTGTCACCATTTTACCAAACCTATTTTGCATAAAAGAATCAGTGAAGATATTGAATGTCAAAGCGTGGAATATGGTGAAGTTATCAATATTAATGGCGTAAAAGTTTCGCTTCATCCTGCAGGTCATATCATTGGTTCTGCGCAAATTCGAATGGAATATAAAGGATATGTGAGCGTTGTTTCCGGAGATTATAAAGTTCAGAACGACGGCTTAAGTACCCCTTTTGAATTGGTGAAATGCAATGAATTTGTCACGGAAAGTACTTTCGGACTTCCGATTTACAATTGGCTGGAAGTGGATGATCTTAATAAAAGACTTCAAAACTGGGTTTTAAGAAATAAAGAAAATCAAAAAACGTCTGTGTTTATCGGCTACTCTTTAGGAAAGGCTCAAAGAATTATGAAAGCCGTTGAAGGGTTAGGAAAAATTCATGTTCACTACTCCATCGGAAAACTGAATGAAGCGTTTGAAAACGTTGGAATTAAACTTCCCGATTATGAAATTCCTGATTTTAGAGAAAGTGTAAAACATTTACAAGATGAAATCGTGATTATTCCCCCTTCTTTGCTGGATTCTAATGTAATTAAAAAAATTCCCAACGCGGCAACTGCCCTTTGCTCAGGCTGGATGCAGGTTCGCGGTGCCAGAAGATGGCGAAGTGCCGACGCGGGTTTTCCGATGAGTGATCATGCCGACTGGAAAGGATTATTACAAGCCATAAAAGCCACTGAAGCTGAAATTGTTCATGTAACGCACGGACAAACAGAAGTTTTTTCTAAATATTTAAACGAAATCGGAATAAAATCTGATGTGGTAGAAACGCTTTATGGCGATGATGACGAGGAAGTAACGGAAAAAGAAACCATAGAAAATCCAGAGGTATGA
- a CDS encoding Crp/Fnr family transcriptional regulator: MSQSSAEPLLTYFNELIPLKSEEKKLVSELFKPRLYRKRQYVLQEGDVCHHFNFVVSSCLRMYKVDEKGNTHIIQFASENWWMIDIGSFHHKKPSALNIDALENTTVLQISYEDLISLYINYPKFDKIFRVLIENSFVTLQNRLLQNISSTAEERYLSFLETYPHLSNRLPQTQIASFLGLTPEFLSKLKSKLLRSKS; encoded by the coding sequence ATGTCGCAATCTTCCGCAGAACCTTTGCTTACTTACTTTAATGAGCTTATTCCTTTGAAAAGTGAAGAAAAAAAGCTGGTGTCTGAACTTTTTAAACCAAGATTATACAGAAAAAGACAATATGTTTTGCAGGAAGGAGATGTTTGTCATCATTTTAACTTTGTGGTAAGTAGCTGTTTACGAATGTATAAAGTGGATGAAAAGGGAAATACTCATATTATTCAGTTTGCTTCTGAAAATTGGTGGATGATCGATATCGGAAGCTTTCATCATAAAAAACCTTCGGCGCTTAATATCGATGCGTTAGAAAATACGACCGTTTTACAGATCAGTTATGAAGATTTAATTTCATTGTATATTAATTATCCAAAATTTGATAAAATTTTCAGAGTGCTGATTGAGAATAGCTTTGTAACGCTTCAAAACCGCCTGCTTCAGAATATCAGTTCTACGGCGGAAGAGCGCTATCTTTCTTTTCTTGAAACCTATCCGCATCTTTCCAATCGATTGCCGCAGACTCAAATTGCTTCATTTTTAGGGTTGACTCCTGAGTTTTTGAGTAAGCTTAAAAGCAAGCTTCTCCGATCAAAATCTTAA
- a CDS encoding NADPH-dependent F420 reductase, whose amino-acid sequence MTTLKTAVIGLGNIGQAIAGNLAKSTRDFIVADRNFDRAKELSEKWGNHVQADDIAHAVKNADLIIPAIPFGAIEEFLKQYASDLEGKIIIDPSNAIAPDENGGFKKIIGAEESAGEINAQFLPENAKLVKALGTLGVASLAEKAYQNPKQTLFYASDDADIDGEIEELIRDNGFDALKIGGLNESARIEVFGDIHEFGALGKTVTLDEAQQKL is encoded by the coding sequence ATGACAACATTAAAAACAGCCGTTATCGGTTTAGGAAATATCGGGCAGGCTATCGCAGGAAATTTAGCAAAATCAACAAGAGATTTTATTGTCGCCGACAGAAATTTTGATAGAGCAAAAGAACTTTCTGAAAAATGGGGAAATCATGTTCAAGCTGATGATATTGCTCATGCCGTGAAAAACGCAGATCTTATTATTCCGGCGATTCCGTTTGGAGCTATCGAAGAATTTTTAAAGCAATATGCTTCCGATCTTGAAGGGAAAATCATCATCGATCCGTCCAACGCCATTGCTCCGGATGAAAACGGAGGTTTTAAAAAGATCATCGGAGCAGAAGAATCTGCGGGCGAAATCAATGCTCAGTTTTTACCTGAAAATGCAAAATTGGTAAAAGCTTTGGGAACTTTAGGAGTTGCTTCTTTGGCTGAAAAAGCCTATCAAAATCCGAAGCAGACCCTTTTTTATGCTTCTGATGATGCAGATATTGATGGTGAAATCGAAGAATTGATCCGTGATAATGGGTTTGATGCTCTGAAAATTGGTGGTTTAAATGAATCAGCTAGAATTGAAGTGTTTGGAGATATCCACGAATTCGGAGCATTGGGAAAAACGGTAACCTTGGATGAAGCTCAGCAAAAACTGTAA
- a CDS encoding family 16 glycoside hydrolase, producing MLKRILILLAVSFSIANLSSQTIRFDNQEFETVNVNASIVNFNGEKVLKAERDLDKVPFDINRLEETVDEPTFLKLKNVNLKNGIIEMKVLAQIQNPSPFEASRGFIGIAYRINEDNSQFKSIYLRPKNGRSDNQIQRNHSIQYFSYPNFKFEKLRDPKYSGQYETYADMGLNEWITMKIEVKDQRATLYLNDQKYPSFIVDRMLGTLKNGSIGLRVDIGTIGYFKDIKITKY from the coding sequence ATGTTGAAAAGAATTTTAATTTTATTGGCAGTCTCTTTTTCTATTGCGAATTTATCTTCACAAACCATTCGTTTTGATAATCAGGAATTTGAAACGGTAAATGTAAACGCGTCTATTGTTAATTTCAATGGAGAAAAAGTATTAAAAGCTGAAAGAGATTTGGATAAAGTTCCGTTTGACATCAATCGATTAGAAGAAACTGTAGACGAACCTACATTTCTGAAGCTGAAAAATGTAAATCTTAAAAACGGAATCATTGAAATGAAAGTGTTGGCTCAAATACAAAATCCTTCGCCATTCGAGGCTTCGCGCGGATTTATAGGAATTGCTTACAGAATTAATGAAGATAATTCGCAATTTAAATCCATTTATCTTCGTCCCAAAAACGGGCGTTCAGACAATCAGATCCAAAGAAATCATTCGATTCAATATTTCTCTTATCCGAATTTTAAGTTTGAAAAATTACGTGATCCAAAATATTCCGGGCAGTATGAAACGTATGCAGATATGGGTTTGAATGAATGGATTACGATGAAAATTGAAGTCAAAGATCAACGGGCAACGCTGTATCTGAATGACCAAAAATATCCGTCTTTTATCGTAGACCGAATGTTGGGAACTCTTAAAAACGGAAGCATTGGTTTGAGAGTTGACATTGGAACGATTGGCTATTTTAAGGACATAAAAATTACAAAGTATTGA